In Zingiber officinale cultivar Zhangliang chromosome 9B, Zo_v1.1, whole genome shotgun sequence, the genomic window CACTAGTTTCAGCTGAAGGAGATGCAGATGTAGACAAACCACATTGAGCAAGAGGTCTACCACAAAGGCCTTTATTACCAATGAAGCTACTAGTATCCATATTTTGATACAATGGAATAGGAGGAATAGGTCCTGTGAGATCGTTATATGAAACATTTAGTTCGAATAAGCTCGATAGATTGGCAAATGTGGGCGGGATTTCACCAGTTAAGTGGTTATCATTCAGTAGAAGAAACACCAACATAGCAAGATTGCCCAGTTCTTCTGGTATGCTTCCTGAGAGATTATTGTAGCTGAGATTCATTGCAATTTGTAGAGTTGAAAGCCCGCCCAATTCCTTTGGTATTTCACCGACAAAACCATTTCCACCTATCTGCAGCTCTGTCAGATGAGAGAGTTCCCCTACGATGGACGGTATATCCCCCGATAATCTATTATCAGAAAGTATCAGCCGTTCCAACTGAAGGAGGTTTCCAATTTCATTTGGTACTGTTCCACTTAATCGATTCTGACTGAGGTCAAGTCTCTGAAGCATCTTGCAGTTAAAAATCTCCACAGGTATGCTTCCTCCAATCAGATTGGATGAAATGTTGAACACTACCAACTGTGACATGTTGCCTATCTCCCCCGGCAAGTCATGCGAGAAGAAGTTGTTAGGAAGGTTGAGCCACTGCAAAGCTTTGCATCGCCCTATCTCTGATGGAATGGGGCCACTGAATCTGTTCTCATCTAACTCGATGGTAGTAAGATTAGCCAGACTGCATAAATCAGATGGAAAGCTTCCTGTGAGTCTGTTATTACCAAGACGAAGCTGCACCAAGGATTTACAGTTAGTGACTCCACTAGGAATGTTCCCAGACAACAAGTTCGAACGAAAGTTCAACAACATAAGATTTGAGTGTCTGCAAAGATGCCTCGGTATCTGCCCGGTGAGGTTGTTATCTGAAAAATCAACCACCCAAAGTGGGCTGTATAAGCCAAGCTGCTGAGGAATCATGCCCGAAAGCCTATTATCAAAGAGTTGCAATTGGATCAGATCAGGAAGATACTGCAACCTGAGAGGAATCCAACCAGTGAGAGAGTTGATGGAGAGATCAAGCTTCTTTAAATTCTTTAGCCCACTCAGTTCAGGTGGAATTCTACCAGTAAGCATATTCTGAAACAAGTAAAGCAACTGCAAACTCTTAAGTTTACTAAATTCAGATGGTATTTCTCCTGTCAAAGCATTCTCTGAGAAATCTATTTCTTTTGCCTGTGTGAGATCCCCAATCGTTTTCGGAATTGTCCTGTTTAATGAATTCCTGTACAAATACAGGTACTCCAAATTCTTAAGGTTTCCGATCTCTGAGGGTATACCGCCCGCTAGATTATTCTGGTAAAGTGCAAGTATCACAAGGCTACTGCAGTTTCCAATCTCCTTAGGGATGATCCCAGAAAGTTCATTGTCCCAAAGAATCAGATCGGTCAAGTTCCTCAACCTCCCAAGCTCTTTGGGAATCTCACCTCCAAGCTGGTTCTGGGCAAGTCCAAGGACTTTCAAGTTCTGGCATTCACCTATCTCAGCCGGAATGCTTCCCGATATCAGATTTTGCCCTGCTCGAAATATGGTTAGGTCCTTGAGCTTGCTCATGGAACGTGGCAACTGACCTGTAAGGTTGTTGCTGTAGGCTACAAGCTCAACAAGTGATGAAAGGTCTCCGATTGAGTCGGGCAGAGAGCCATGGAGCTTGTTATTACACAAATTGCATTTCAACAATGAGGAAAGGGCACCTATCTCCGGAGGGATTTCgccttcaaaattattattattcagCGACAAAACCTCTAATTTGGTGCAATTACTGATTTCCCTGGGGATTGCTCCTGACAACTCGTTGAATGAAACATTAAGGTAAGTTAGGTGAACGAGTCCACCGATGCTGGGTGAGATGGTTCCTGATAGATTCATGGAGTTGAGATCAAGGCCGAGAACTACCTGGTTGTCGTCGGAACTGCAATTCACACCCTTCCAGCCACAAGAAGTAAGATCACTAGGGTCCCAACTATCAAGGTGGTTTAGCGAATCCCCAATCTTGCTTTTTAGTTCCAACAGATATTGTCCTTCTACATTTATTCCTTCAGTAATAACAGTGAACAAGAAAACCAGTAACACTAGAAACTTGAGAATCATCAGAGCAAAACCTCGTCTGAACGTCGAAGTCTCTGGCATCTTAGCAATCAAATTATAAGACTAAAGAGCTGGTGCTGATGGAAGTGAGGCCTCAGAgaaccaagaaaaaaaaatacaagcatTTAGTCACCTTCTCCACTTCAATTATAGTAAATCCTCATTTTCCTGACATAAACAAAATCATGAGCTAAACTATAAAAGCAAAAAAGCAACAAAAAGGCATGCATACCTTCATAGTTCCGGAGCCTGAATTCTGCAACTTGTAGATGCAATCTCATCGACGAGCAGACCGAGCTAGAACTTGTCTCCAGGGAGTTTTCTCACCTAAAAAAAAACTCATGGAGATGATTTCTTCAAAGATGAAGAAGGCTGTTCTATGTCAAACTTAACTTTCTATTAGCAACGAATCCGATCAGTGAGCTGAACGAGCAATCAGGAAAATGAGGTTTCACAACTGCACCTCCCTTAATTTGATCTCAAACAGATAATCTTACAAAAGCTTGCAGTCACGAGTCTAAGCATACCAAACATGTGAGTGGTATTCTCACAACCAGAGTTGAACTGTACAAGTCCACAAGTGGTCCAATAAATTAGGACAGCCCGAATCCATCTCCACTTTTACTGAATTCTCGTGAAAGACGGCAGCAATTTCCCAATTACAACGTTCACATTTACGCGTCCCAAATCGCTTTCTCTACCACAGCGGTCGAGATAATTGCCCAAGATTGCAATCTGTAAACTTGAAGCCTCAGTCAGTTACGGCACCAAAACCCTCATCTTTCTGCGAAGAAATCTAACATTTTCAGCAAAACGATAGCTTTCAAACAAGACCAGACAAATCAACTGAATCCAACAAAATCCAGTCAAATTCCTCGGCGAAAGAGACGCGATAAAGGGCAAAATTCACAAAAGATAAAAAAACAACTTGGGATGCCTTCGTGTGAAAAATGAGCCTtatgtttcttcttttcttccgcCTTCTTCGACCCTTATGCGACGAATCCGCCTGATTCAATCTATTTCCGTCCAGTAAGCACGCGCCCACGGCTCCACATCGCCTGCCCCGCTCTTGGCCCCATCCACTCCTCCCCGAGCATCAAAAAGGAGGCACCTTTGAGAAGAAGGATTGAAGAGGGAGAGCgaagaagggaaaagaaagaaacCAAACTAGCGGTCGACACGAGACTTGCAAGCTTTCAATCTCACAAGCTGCCGAACTCCAGAAAAGATCGATTTTAATACTTTTGTGCAAGGTGTGCGTTGGGCTCGAACTTCAAGACTAGTTTTTTACTGTTAGATTAATGTCGTGGAACTCTCTAAAGTAGAGTGCCTTTTGGTTTACATGCTTCAGAACAAATTCCAAGATATATTTCCACTTCTCTTCGTTTTGCTAGACTGTGGAAAATTCACCAAGATGATTAGTCAAGTGAGATTCTCTACTCTCTAGCTTGGTCAAGTGAGATTTAGTCAAGATCAGTAGCTGATCATCAGAATAAACCATGCAAAAGTTTGGTCACCAAGAAAAGTTTAAACGAAGGACTAGCTTGGATGTATGTGTGACTTACTGCCACATTTTTATATTTTAGTTCACAGTCATCAAGTCATTTGTTATGATAGAACAGTATGCTTAGTTCTAGATTCTGGGTATTGGTAGATGTATTTCAACACAAACACATCATCTAGTACATAGCtatgtatatattaattaaaaaaaatctggaAAAGTACTCCTTAGCCCCTTAAATAATATCAAATGGATGATTAACTCAACCAAATTTAGTTGACCTAATTAATCTAGTACATTgttaataattttacttacacCTCTACAtattatatttttggaatttccATATCACCCCCAAAATTTGCTAACTCCTAATTTGACCCTGGCATGTTTTGTTTCCTCAATTAGCCTTACATTACATTGGAtctctaatttttaatttattaaattataactTTTCCTATGAAGTTGATAACTCTGCGACAAATTAAATATGATATAGTGGATCTCCTTTGATCTCCTTTTCCCACATGCCATGATCACCTCAAGCAAGCAAAGAAAAAGAGGGGGAAAAATCCATTTCACATTTCACTTTATTCTCAACATAGATATCCCTTCTCTTGTGGTAAAAGATGATAACCTTAATCATGAGACTCCTTTAAGATGGCCTCACAGGATCTAAAAGAGAGGTAAATAGTAACCCTTTCTATGAGATCAGGCAGTAAGACATTGTGTAGATCAACATCATTACCTATTATGCTACGTCGCCTGAAATAGACACGTTCACTCCACCATTCCTTGCTTGATCCATCATTTCCTTTTTCCAATGCCTACTtcctttttgtttgtttatttattttgtggGGTTCATCTATTTTTCACTTTATTTTCGtcctataaaataaaaaagaatcctCCTAAATCTTGAAAATCATTctagataataaaaattaataattctctcaTAACTCTAAATTAAACCCGCATTCCAACTCTAATAATCTAGATTTAGTACAATCTATGTACTCCCCAAAGACAGCATTCCTTTCGTTCTAGCTCACCTTCATCTCTAGCTTCGTTGTTTGTCACTTCATTACCTCTAGGATATAATCGAGTTGATCATCACATGATAAATTTATAGAATTGAGAAAAGGTTGAATTCTAATAAAGATCGAGGAATTACATAGCTTCGATTTCCTAATTTACTCTACTTCGATAGTGTTGGACAGTCATGGAGGACCCATAGGATGACGAATTTCACAATAACTTATCTCTCAATTGATGAGCTTTGACCATCCGCTAGTACTAGAACAATAACTAGAGCTTCTTAAAGGAAAAATACGTCGACGTTATCCATGTTGCCTCCTTCAGCTACAATGTTAGTGACAATCCTGAGACTAAGGGAAATCTCTATATTAACTGTCTCCATGGCTTGAAGAATCAACACCACAATTAGCTCCAAAAATCATCAAATATTGTTTACTCTATTAAAAAATAGTCTGATGAACTAGATTGCTCATGTGTAACTCATGGACCAAACTCAATCCCTTTCTTCGCCCATGCCTAAAAGAAAGGCCCCCCACAATGTTTCAGTGGTAATCTGATGTGTTCACTTTGCCCATAAAAGCCACTTTGGTGCCTGTCACACTCACCACTAACCGAGAGACACTATCCtctttgttgatgatgatgtcaACCCTGACCTCTGGCACTTGATTGTGGTATGCACTTGGGCTGAACCTTCTTGCTCAATCTTGAATGATTAATCATGTTAACCACTCATTCTTAGGGTTCTATGATCATTATTAAGGCCCCCAAATTTTTATAGATGTAGCTTTAAAGAAAACTAGAGCACTGGTAGCAAACATTTTGA contains:
- the LOC122023827 gene encoding probable leucine-rich repeat receptor-like protein kinase At5g63930; amino-acid sequence: MPETSTFRRGFALMILKFLVLLVFLFTVITEGINVEGQYLLELKSKIGDSLNHLDSWDPSDLTSCGWKGVNCSSDDNQVVLGLDLNSMNLSGTISPSIGGLVHLTYLNVSFNELSGAIPREISNCTKLEVLSLNNNNFEGEIPPEIGALSSLLKCNLCNNKLHGSLPDSIGDLSSLVELVAYSNNLTGQLPRSMSKLKDLTIFRAGQNLISGSIPAEIGECQNLKVLGLAQNQLGGEIPKELGRLRNLTDLILWDNELSGIIPKEIGNCSSLVILALYQNNLAGGIPSEIGNLKNLEYLYLYRNSLNRTIPKTIGDLTQAKEIDFSENALTGEIPSEFSKLKSLQLLYLFQNMLTGRIPPELSGLKNLKKLDLSINSLTGWIPLRLQYLPDLIQLQLFDNRLSGMIPQQLGLYSPLWVVDFSDNNLTGQIPRHLCRHSNLMLLNFRSNLLSGNIPSGVTNCKSLVQLRLGNNRLTGSFPSDLCSLANLTTIELDENRFSGPIPSEIGRCKALQWLNLPNNFFSHDLPGEIGNMSQLVVFNISSNLIGGSIPVEIFNCKMLQRLDLSQNRLSGTVPNEIGNLLQLERLILSDNRLSGDIPSIVGELSHLTELQIGGNGFVGEIPKELGGLSTLQIAMNLSYNNLSGSIPEELGNLAMLVFLLLNDNHLTGEIPPTFANLSSLFELNVSYNDLTGPIPPIPLYQNMDTSSFIGNKGLCGRPLAQCGLSTSASPSAETSASLGRIIAIVAAAIGGISLFLIALIVYTLRRPLETVAPLHDKQLSTTASGTYISPKESFTFDQLVAATNNFDQSYVIGQGACGTVYRAVMQSGLTVAVKRLASNREGNNSENSFQAEILTLGKIRHRNIVKLYGFFFHQGSNLLLYEYMQRGSLGELLHGESSSLDWDTRYTIALGAAEGLSYLHHDCKPLIIHRDIKSNNILLDDNFEAHVGDFGLAKIIDMPQSKSMSAVAGSYGYIAPEYAYTMKVTEKCDTYSYGVVLLELLTGRTAVQPLDQGGDLVTWVWTYIRNNSLNYGILDSRLDLQDRLVVDHMIVVMKLALLCTNTSPLDRPAMREVVSMLVESRERAESLASSTVSDLSTKEQTP